A single region of the Pseudomonas sp. B21-023 genome encodes:
- a CDS encoding YajG family lipoprotein produces MLQRLLVGLFAVASLSLAGCAHSPQQLSPQPKLTQQLAPVGHGQPVVVRVVDGRASQSLGTRGGMYPETSTITVNGNDVVPKLQAQAEAAVRLLGFTPTPNAGNAPQLTVTLAELKYQSPKDKMYVTEATIGATFRADVSNANRRYSGRYGASLDQRFGMAPNQETNTKLVSDVLSDALTRLFKDPTVGQVLGE; encoded by the coding sequence ATGTTGCAACGTCTGTTGGTCGGTTTGTTCGCGGTGGCCAGCCTGAGTCTGGCCGGTTGTGCCCACAGCCCGCAGCAACTCAGCCCGCAACCCAAGCTCACCCAGCAATTGGCTCCGGTCGGCCACGGCCAGCCAGTGGTGGTCAGGGTTGTCGACGGGCGCGCCTCGCAGTCGCTCGGCACCCGTGGTGGCATGTACCCCGAGACCAGCACCATCACCGTCAATGGCAATGACGTGGTGCCCAAGCTGCAGGCCCAGGCCGAGGCGGCGGTGCGCCTGCTGGGCTTCACCCCGACGCCGAATGCCGGCAATGCCCCGCAGTTGACCGTGACCCTGGCCGAGCTCAAGTACCAGTCGCCCAAGGACAAGATGTACGTGACCGAGGCGACCATCGGTGCCACCTTCCGCGCTGACGTGTCGAATGCCAACCGTCGCTACAGCGGCCGTTACGGTGCGTCGCTGGACCAGCGCTTCGGCATGGCGCCGAACCAGGAAACCAACACCAAGCTGGTGAGTGACGTGCTCAGTGATGCCCTGACCCGCCTGTTCAAGGACCCGACCGTCGGTCAGGTGCTGGGCGAGTAA